CGCCCTGCGCATGATCGCGGTGCGTGAGCGGCACGCCCAGGGCGGTGACCGCGGCCAGGCCGGCGGTGATGCCGTTGATCACCCGCACGTCGATGCCTTCCTCGCGCAGGTGCTCCACCTCCTCGCCGCCACGGCCGAAGATGAAGGGGTCGCCGCCCTTGAGGCGCACCACGGTCTCGCCCTCGCGCACCGCGGTGATCATCAGCCGCTCGATGAAGGCCTGCGGCGTGCTCTTGCAGCCGCCGCGCTTGCCGACGTGAACGATGCGCGCGCCGGGCCGTGCGTAGCTGGCCAGGATCTCGTCGCTCACCAGGTCGTCGACCAGCAGCACCGTGGCCGCCTGGATCGCCTTGACGGCCTTGATCGTCAGCAGCTCGGGATCGCCCGGGCCGGCGCCCACCAGCGTACAGCTGCCTTGGGAGAAGGAAAGATGGCTCATGCGTGCTCCATGCCTCGGGTCAGTTGCAGGACTTGTTGCACCTGCTGGGTGATTGCCGCCGGCGCCGGCGCCGTGCCGTCCAGGACGCGGCGCGTGTAGTCGGCCGTGGTCTGGACATCGATTTCCGCCGGCAGGCCAGGAACCTCGGACAGTGTTCCGGGCTGCTGCGCCTGCAGCGAGATGCGCCGCCCCCGCACGAAGCCATCGACCTGCGCGGTGCGGCGGGGGTCGGCCACGCTTTCGCCCTCGAGCCCGCGCGAGAGCAGGGCGTTCATGCCGAGCAGCTCGAAGGTTGCGGCCATCGATTCCGCATAGGCCGGGTGCGTGTAGCTGCCGACCACCACGCAATCGCCTTCGCAGGGCTGCATCAGCTTGACCACGCTGTGGCCGGGATTGCGCAGGCCCACCACGCGGCGCACGTCGAGCAGGCGCTTGAGGCCGGGGCTGAGCAGCCCTGTCGGC
Above is a window of Variovorax sp. RA8 DNA encoding:
- the cobA gene encoding uroporphyrinogen-III C-methyltransferase; translation: MSHLSFSQGSCTLVGAGPGDPELLTIKAVKAIQAATVLLVDDLVSDEILASYARPGARIVHVGKRGGCKSTPQAFIERLMITAVREGETVVRLKGGDPFIFGRGGEEVEHLREEGIDVRVINGITAGLAAVTALGVPLTHRDHAQGVVFVTGHAKTGHAAHEHPTDWRQLAATARDAHLTLVIYMGVSGVAHIQHELLHGLGGDTPVAVIQHASLPQQRHVATTLARLPGDLAAAGLGSPAVIVVGDVLRGLAAAGLPATRFGT
- the ybiB gene encoding DNA-binding protein YbiB, producing the protein MGISHYIKEIGRGARGAKPLDREQACDLFGQVLDGSVTDLETGAFCLAMRIKGETPEEMAGFLDATHARLARFPATGRPLVVLPSYNGARRLPVLTPLLALLLAREGLPVLVHGAATESARVLASNVLAALDVQPLERVRPIADGEVVFAPTGLLSPGLKRLLDVRRVVGLRNPGHSVVKLMQPCEGDCVVVGSYTHPAYAESMAATFELLGMNALLSRGLEGESVADPRRTAQVDGFVRGRRISLQAQQPGTLSEVPGLPAEIDVQTTADYTRRVLDGTAPAPAAITQQVQQVLQLTRGMEHA